Proteins from a genomic interval of Cyanobium sp. AMD-g:
- a CDS encoding zinc-dependent metalloprotease family protein yields MEGLAPTTALPSPGGSTSGGAIAGSALAPKAQGPHFQSSARIESSTSVALSSHQVLGDSFANVAATATASGDSCCLCKDCSQLAIDTDPASSSATAQAPTVLGGLVTLAGSVDLSQTFQLHSNPLATKSIFLDFDGFSISSTPWENGGALSLGSFYSSFDSAALTEIQRIWQQVAEDFAPFNINVTTQDPGSANLSKSGTGDDRWGIRVAFTSNLNLVTGRAITNAGGGGTAYYNSFNWSTDDVALVFNRGSYTAAATASHEVGHSLGLTHDGSSATEYYGGHGGTGPTSWGTLMGAPWLGDDETLTQWSKGDYAGANNTQDDLAVITGSNGFSYAADDHGNTFAAATALGGLTFSSFGVIERNTDVDLFRFDTGAGLVSFDIVNASRAFIGTAGSTITQYLAALGPNLDIAASLYRANGSLLQTFNPADLTTASFSINLEAGTYFLGIDGVGSGNPLAITPSGSTDYGSLGQYMLSGSVQQVTTTTTTTTTTTPTTVTPPAAALVVQPTGTLSTSESGGSATFQLSLSRAPLQDVIVTLASSNTAEGVPLTTRLVFTASNWSTAQTVTIQGVDDGVVDGTVNYGITLSTSSTDAAFNQLQTTSVAAQNLDNDVAAAPTLYTASSGALTAQAYITAPGVSGSLTNIHGSDDQRLAITEGTIGLKRGQIASDLNAYQWTFDKLINARSLIFEGYRTANTVNDNFSIQVSTNNGSQWTTAFTVSNTTESRFSYTFASPLNGTALVRAIDTNSTSKAQFRNTLYVDQLAFSTTSSAAGSRAKALEVDPIIGAGPALATNDDPSPIRSMDLDAGSGIDVLATLETSPLAGWMPASISETPLALAADPLGIWHPAPSPLV; encoded by the coding sequence ATGGAGGGGCTTGCGCCGACGACGGCCCTCCCTTCCCCAGGTGGATCGACCAGCGGAGGCGCCATCGCCGGCAGCGCGCTGGCTCCGAAGGCTCAAGGCCCCCATTTCCAATCCAGCGCCCGCATCGAATCCTCCACGAGCGTCGCCCTGAGCAGCCATCAGGTGCTGGGCGATTCCTTCGCCAACGTTGCTGCCACCGCAACCGCCTCAGGGGATAGCTGCTGCCTCTGCAAGGACTGCAGCCAGCTCGCCATCGACACCGACCCGGCCAGCTCGAGCGCCACTGCTCAGGCCCCCACCGTCCTCGGCGGACTGGTCACCCTGGCCGGCTCGGTGGATCTGAGCCAGACCTTCCAGCTCCACAGCAACCCCCTCGCCACGAAGTCGATCTTCCTCGACTTCGATGGTTTCAGCATCAGCTCCACTCCCTGGGAAAACGGTGGCGCCCTCAGCCTCGGCTCCTTCTATTCCTCCTTCGACTCCGCCGCCTTGACGGAGATCCAGCGCATCTGGCAACAGGTGGCAGAAGATTTCGCTCCCTTCAACATCAACGTCACCACCCAGGACCCGGGCAGCGCCAACCTCAGCAAGTCCGGCACCGGCGACGATCGCTGGGGCATCCGCGTTGCCTTCACCAGCAACCTCAACCTGGTCACCGGCAGGGCCATCACCAATGCCGGTGGCGGCGGTACCGCCTATTACAACAGCTTCAACTGGAGCACCGATGACGTCGCCCTGGTCTTCAACCGGGGCAGTTACACCGCCGCTGCCACCGCCTCCCATGAGGTGGGCCACAGCCTCGGCCTCACCCATGACGGCTCCAGCGCCACCGAGTACTACGGCGGCCATGGCGGCACCGGGCCCACCAGTTGGGGCACCCTCATGGGTGCTCCCTGGCTGGGCGACGACGAAACTCTCACCCAGTGGAGCAAAGGCGACTACGCCGGCGCCAACAACACCCAGGACGACCTGGCCGTCATCACCGGCAGCAACGGTTTCTCCTACGCCGCCGACGACCACGGCAATACGTTCGCCGCGGCCACGGCCCTGGGCGGACTCACCTTCAGCAGCTTCGGGGTCATCGAGAGGAACACCGACGTCGACCTGTTCCGCTTCGACACCGGCGCCGGCCTGGTGAGCTTCGACATCGTCAACGCCTCCAGGGCCTTCATCGGCACCGCCGGCAGCACCATCACCCAGTACCTCGCTGCCCTGGGGCCCAATCTCGACATCGCCGCCAGCCTCTATCGGGCCAACGGCTCCCTGCTGCAGACCTTCAATCCCGCCGATCTCACCACCGCCAGCTTTTCCATCAATCTCGAAGCCGGGACCTACTTCCTCGGCATCGATGGCGTCGGCTCCGGCAACCCCCTCGCTATCACCCCCTCCGGCTCCACCGACTACGGCAGCCTCGGGCAGTACATGCTCTCCGGCAGCGTCCAGCAGGTCACCACAACCACGACCACAACGACCACCACCACCCCCACCACGGTGACGCCCCCAGCCGCGGCGCTGGTGGTGCAACCCACCGGCACCCTGTCGACCAGCGAAAGCGGCGGCAGTGCCACCTTCCAGCTGAGTCTTTCCCGTGCCCCGCTGCAGGATGTGATCGTCACGCTGGCCAGCTCCAACACGGCGGAGGGCGTGCCCCTCACCACACGCCTCGTGTTCACCGCCAGCAACTGGTCGACGGCGCAGACCGTCACCATCCAGGGGGTGGATGACGGGGTGGTGGACGGCACCGTGAACTACGGGATCACCCTGAGCACGAGCAGCACCGATGCCGCCTTCAACCAGCTGCAGACCACCTCCGTGGCGGCGCAGAACCTGGACAATGACGTGGCTGCCGCCCCCACCCTGTACACGGCCAGCAGCGGCGCACTAACGGCCCAGGCCTACATCACCGCCCCCGGCGTCAGCGGATCCCTCACCAACATCCATGGCAGCGACGATCAACGGCTGGCGATCACCGAAGGCACCATCGGCCTGAAGAGAGGACAGATCGCCAGCGACCTCAATGCCTATCAGTGGACCTTCGACAAACTCATCAATGCCAGATCCCTGATTTTCGAAGGCTATCGGACCGCCAATACGGTCAACGACAACTTCAGCATCCAGGTCTCCACCAACAACGGCAGTCAATGGACCACGGCCTTCACCGTGTCGAACACCACCGAGAGCCGTTTCTCCTATACGTTCGCCAGCCCGCTGAACGGCACGGCGCTGGTGCGGGCGATCGATACGAACAGCACCAGCAAGGCCCAGTTCCGCAACACCCTCTACGTGGATCAGCTGGCCTTCAGCACCACCTCCAGTGCTGCGGGATCACGGGCCAAGGCCCTGGAGGTGGATCCCATCATCGGAGCGGGGCCTGCACTCGCCACCAACGACGACCCGTCTCCGATCCGCTCGATGGACCTCGACGCGGGAAGCGGAATCGATGTCCTCGCCACCCTGGAGACGTCGCCACTGGCGGGGTGGATGCCAGCCAGCATCAGTGAGACACCGTTGGCCCTGGCCGCCGACCCGCTGGGGATCTGGCACCCCGCACCGTCGCCATTGGTCTGA